A region of Acaryochloris sp. CCMEE 5410 DNA encodes the following proteins:
- a CDS encoding tetratricopeptide repeat protein — MHQLLQKNNPIALTALAGMGGIGKTELALQYAISQLDLGHYPGGLCWLRVKGQELSAQIIEFARTKLALALPDRFDEDQQVSYIWGHWPTGKVLIIFDDVMDLETIQPYLPPSDPRYKVLITTRQDLGLSVHSLSITELSDTSALSLLRTLVGDERIDPQLDDAQALCRWVGNLPLGLELVGRYLARKTDWSLQKLIERLESKRLEAKALTTPASGMTAQFGVAAALELSWVELSEAEQELACFLGMFAVAPIPWTLVESCLSEQDPDDLEDTRDEGLIARNLLKRVDQGTYQLHQIVQEYFRIQLNQRPDQGESLQANYCRGMVVAAQEIDDSPTIDVITQMSASIPHLEELINQWIDSLNDDDLIWPYVGISRFYEGQGNYGLSLPWRQKCLEQTRQRLGSEHPNVATSLNNLAGLYNKQGRYSEAGLLFVQALEMSQKLLGSEHPNVASSLNNLAGLYDNQGRYSEAEPLYVQALEMSQKLLGSEHPDIATCLNNLAFLYDNQGRYSEAEPLYVQALEMRRKLLGSEHLDVATSLNNLAGLYNKQGRYSEAEPLYVQALEMRQKLLGSEHPDVARSLNNLAGLYNKQGRYSEAGLLFVQALKMRQKFLGREHPDVAQSLNNLAGLYNKQGRYSEAEPLYVQALEMRQKFLGREHPDVAQSLSNLAGLYNKQGRYSEAEPLYVQALKMRQKLLGREHPDVALSLNNLALLYKKQGRYEEAIPYLRQALRIVEVVLGPEHSSTLVVRKNLESLL, encoded by the coding sequence TTGCACCAGCTCCTCCAAAAGAACAATCCAATAGCCCTCACCGCATTAGCAGGTATGGGTGGGATCGGAAAGACAGAACTTGCCCTGCAATATGCCATCTCCCAACTCGATCTGGGTCATTATCCGGGTGGACTCTGCTGGTTGCGCGTGAAAGGCCAGGAGCTATCCGCCCAAATTATCGAATTTGCCCGGACCAAGTTGGCACTGGCCCTCCCGGATAGATTCGATGAAGACCAACAAGTGAGTTATATCTGGGGACACTGGCCCACCGGAAAGGTGCTGATTATTTTTGATGATGTGATGGACCTTGAGACCATTCAACCGTACTTACCGCCATCAGATCCACGGTATAAAGTTCTCATAACAACCCGTCAGGATTTAGGTCTATCCGTTCATTCCCTCTCCATCACAGAACTGAGCGATACGAGTGCCTTATCCCTCCTGAGAACCTTAGTTGGAGACGAGCGCATTGATCCTCAGCTCGACGATGCCCAAGCCTTATGTAGATGGGTAGGAAACCTACCCTTAGGACTAGAGTTAGTGGGTCGGTATCTAGCCAGAAAGACAGACTGGTCCCTCCAAAAACTGATCGAGCGACTTGAATCTAAGCGATTGGAAGCCAAAGCTCTGACAACTCCAGCATCCGGAATGACGGCACAGTTTGGGGTCGCTGCTGCGTTGGAATTAAGCTGGGTAGAGCTGAGTGAGGCAGAACAAGAACTGGCCTGCTTTCTAGGGATGTTTGCGGTTGCACCTATTCCTTGGACCTTGGTTGAAAGCTGCCTGTCGGAACAGGATCCAGATGACTTAGAAGACACTAGAGATGAAGGTTTAATCGCTAGAAACTTACTCAAACGAGTAGACCAGGGTACTTACCAGCTCCATCAAATTGTGCAGGAGTACTTTCGGATTCAATTAAATCAGCGTCCTGATCAGGGGGAATCTCTTCAAGCAAACTATTGCCGAGGAATGGTAGTTGCAGCCCAGGAGATTGATGACAGCCCAACGATTGATGTGATTACCCAGATGAGTGCGAGTATTCCTCACTTAGAGGAACTGATAAATCAATGGATTGACTCACTAAATGACGATGACTTGATATGGCCCTATGTTGGCATCAGTCGATTCTATGAAGGGCAGGGGAACTATGGTTTATCTCTGCCCTGGAGACAAAAATGCTTAGAACAAACTCGACAGAGATTGGGCAGCGAACACCCCAATGTCGCGACTAGCCTCAATAACCTGGCAGGACTCTACAACAAGCAAGGACGGTACAGCGAAGCAGGACTGCTCTTTGTGCAAGCGTTGGAGATGAGTCAGAAGCTCTTGGGCAGCGAACACCCCAATGTTGCGAGTAGCCTCAATAACCTAGCAGGACTCTACGACAACCAAGGGCGCTACAGCGAAGCAGAACCGCTCTATGTGCAAGCGTTGGAGATGAGTCAGAAGCTCTTGGGCAGCGAACACCCCGATATCGCGACTTGCCTCAATAACCTGGCATTCCTCTACGACAATCAAGGACGTTACAGCGAAGCAGAACCGCTCTATGTGCAAGCCTTGGAGATGAGGCGGAAGCTCTTAGGTAGTGAACACCTTGATGTCGCGACTAGCCTCAATAACCTGGCAGGACTCTACAACAAGCAAGGACGGTACAGCGAAGCAGAACCCCTCTACGTGCAAGCCTTGGAGATGAGACAGAAGCTCCTAGGTAGTGAACACCCCGATGTCGCTCGTAGCCTCAATAACCTGGCAGGACTCTACAACAAGCAAGGACGGTACAGCGAAGCAGGACTGCTCTTTGTGCAAGCGTTGAAGATGAGACAGAAGTTCTTGGGCCGCGAACACCCCGATGTTGCTCAAAGCCTCAATAACCTGGCAGGACTCTACAACAAGCAAGGACGGTACAGCGAAGCAGAACCCCTCTACGTGCAAGCCTTGGAGATGAGACAGAAGTTCTTGGGCCGCGAACACCCCGATGTTGCTCAAAGTCTCAGTAACCTGGCAGGACTCTACAACAAGCAAGGGCGCTACAGCGAAGCAGAACCCCTCTACGTGCAAGCCTTGAAGATGAGACAGAAGCTCTTGGGCCGCGAACACCCCGATGTCGCTCTTAGCCTTAATAACCTGGCATTACTCTACAAGAAACAAGGACGGTATGAAGAAGCTATCCCATACCTACGGCAAGCTCTAAGAATTGTAGAAGTCGTCTTAGGTCCCGAACATTCTTCTACTTTGGTTGTCCGAAAGAACTTAGAGTCATTGCTCTAG
- a CDS encoding TIR domain-containing protein: MTTQTILFLAANPKDTQPLRLDQELRDIDEGLQRAQHRDEFQLEQRLAVRPRDIQRAMLDLNPQIVHFSGHGEGDEGLVFEDVSGNTQLVSGEAIADLFSLFADQLRCVVLNGCYTEVQAKAISEHIPYVIGMKRAIQDKAAISFAVGFYDALGSGRDVEFAFKLGCAAIRMEGIEDHLTPVLIKKPITEETKNQDQPKAQTPPTPAPSPMSPKADGPLEVFISYSHKDDDLREELVIHLSNLKRQGKIAAWHDRAIEAGEEWETEIKDRLESAQIILLLVSAPFMASDYCYDIEMQRAIDRHNEGTARVIPIILRPCDWQGSPFSKLEVLPKDAKPVTKWADRDEAFLDVVNGIRRAVETLTKK, encoded by the coding sequence ATGACTACCCAAACCATTCTCTTCCTCGCTGCGAATCCCAAAGATACTCAGCCTCTCCGATTGGATCAGGAGTTAAGGGATATTGATGAGGGTTTACAGCGGGCTCAACATCGCGATGAGTTTCAGCTTGAGCAGCGCCTGGCGGTCCGTCCCCGTGATATTCAGCGGGCCATGCTGGATTTGAATCCCCAGATCGTTCATTTCTCAGGCCATGGGGAAGGGGATGAGGGCTTAGTCTTTGAGGATGTCAGTGGCAACACCCAGTTGGTCAGTGGTGAAGCGATTGCAGACCTGTTTAGCCTGTTCGCCGATCAACTGCGTTGTGTGGTCCTCAATGGCTGCTATACCGAGGTGCAAGCGAAGGCCATCTCAGAACATATTCCCTATGTGATCGGGATGAAACGGGCGATCCAGGATAAAGCGGCGATCTCCTTTGCCGTGGGATTCTATGATGCCCTCGGTTCTGGACGAGATGTGGAGTTTGCCTTTAAGTTGGGCTGTGCCGCTATCCGCATGGAAGGCATTGAAGACCATCTCACCCCGGTTCTGATCAAAAAGCCGATTACAGAGGAAACTAAGAATCAGGATCAACCCAAGGCTCAGACTCCTCCAACACCCGCACCTTCTCCCATGAGTCCAAAAGCCGATGGCCCCTTAGAGGTCTTTATTTCCTATTCCCATAAAGACGATGATTTGCGAGAAGAGCTAGTCATCCATCTCTCCAATCTGAAACGCCAGGGGAAAATTGCAGCTTGGCATGATCGGGCGATTGAAGCCGGGGAAGAATGGGAAACCGAAATTAAAGATCGCCTAGAATCTGCTCAAATCATTCTGCTACTGGTCAGCGCACCCTTTATGGCCTCTGACTATTGCTACGACATTGAGATGCAACGAGCGATAGACCGCCATAACGAAGGCACAGCCCGAGTCATCCCTATCATTCTGCGTCCCTGTGATTGGCAAGGGTCACCCTTCAGTAAGCTTGAGGTACTCCCTAAAGATGCCAAGCCCGTGACGAAATGGGCTGATCGCGATGAAGCATTCTTGGATGTCGTCAACGGGATACGGAGGGCGGTAGAGACCCTGACAAAAAAGTAG
- a CDS encoding NB-ARC domain-containing protein, which yields MTSPDPPEQQTILFLASNPDGLRQVGRELRDIKDGLRRSEHRDQFTLCPCLDVRTKDIQRALLDETPQIIHFAGRGEGEAGLFFEDELGNPKLVTGAALAGLFTLFAEDIHCVILNGCYSQVQAQAIAQHIDYVVGMQQAISNEAALAFTVGFYDALGAGRDIKFAFKLGCSAIQIEGFPESHPPVLVQKSSIQAEPIQPFSEQQPPEKRWRVPELPPHFLPRPQTLKALRERVLNNLAQPVVMTGHQQRIGVQGMGGIGKSVLATALAYDPQVQAAFPDGIYWLTVGIEPNLLAQQTDLAEALCGERQVFKDINEGKNRLQSLWQGRQSLLILDDVWRIPDAEVFNVLGHQSTLVVTTRDSELITGLGATDFSLSVLNDDQALELLAAWVGFPISDLPSQAQAVARECGNLPLALAQCGAMVRDLTPWPHILSALQDSDLEFIQKQFSHYSYPDVFKALHVSATVLKETNPIAADRYQELAVFPADELIPESVIVRLWQYTGALKERDAGKILTTLSSKGMLRLEGDYPQRQVSLHDLQQDYLQAQQADEKALHQQLLEAYQQSCPEGWHCGPKDGYFYKHLAHHLKQAERTDELRQLLMDYRWMQRKLEVTDINALLLDYETLPKDKDLNIVQSGLRLSSHVINQYPEQLRSQLYGRLLSQKSLSLKSLNQSLAQCQSESWIRCLFPHLNQAGGALIRTLSGHTDYVYGLSISPDGRTIVSASSDQTLKVWDLATGEELRTLKGHTDSVNGLSISSDGRTIVSASSDQTLKVWDLATGEELRTLKGHTDSVNGLSISPDGRTIVSASSDQTLKVWDLATGEELRTLKGHTHTVTCVSISPDGQTLVSTSWDQTLKVWDLATGEELRTLKGHTDSVYGLSISPDGRTIVSASGDYTLKVWELATGQELRTLSSHTDYVNGVSISLDGRTLVSASWDHTLKVWELATGQELRTLKGHTALITDVSISPDGRTLVSASGDYTLKVWELATGQELRTLSSHTDYVNGVSISPDGHTLVSASGDQTLKVWDLATGKVLRTLKGHTGSVTGVSISSDGHTLVSASWDQTLKVWELTTGQELRTLSSHTDYLTGVSVSPDGHTIVSSSWDSSLKVWELATGKVLRTLKGHTDYLTGVSVSPDGHTIVSASGDHTLKVWELATGRELRTLKGHTALITGVRICPDSRTIVSASRDQTLKVWELTTGQELRTLSGHTDYVTSLSVSPDGHTIVSASLDKTVIAWEMATGRVTMSFTGEGSFRCCEIAPDGRTVIAGDSGGQLYFLRLEGPSFSDDREVIS from the coding sequence ATGACGAGTCCGGACCCACCAGAACAGCAAACCATCCTATTCCTTGCCAGCAACCCTGATGGATTGCGGCAAGTCGGACGAGAATTACGCGACATTAAAGATGGGTTACGCAGATCTGAGCATCGAGATCAGTTCACTCTATGTCCTTGCCTGGATGTACGCACAAAAGATATTCAACGGGCATTGCTGGATGAAACGCCTCAGATAATTCACTTCGCTGGTCGGGGAGAAGGTGAAGCAGGACTCTTCTTTGAAGATGAATTAGGCAATCCCAAACTCGTCACAGGTGCAGCCCTCGCAGGTTTGTTTACTCTGTTTGCTGAGGATATCCACTGCGTCATTTTGAATGGCTGTTATTCCCAGGTCCAAGCTCAAGCCATCGCTCAACATATTGATTATGTCGTGGGTATGCAGCAGGCCATCAGCAATGAAGCGGCCCTGGCCTTTACCGTGGGGTTCTACGATGCCTTGGGTGCAGGCAGAGATATTAAATTTGCCTTTAAGTTGGGATGCAGTGCCATCCAAATCGAGGGTTTCCCCGAATCCCACCCCCCAGTCTTAGTCCAAAAGTCCAGTATTCAAGCCGAACCCATTCAACCCTTTTCTGAACAACAGCCCCCTGAAAAGCGTTGGAGAGTGCCAGAGTTACCCCCCCACTTTTTACCTCGTCCTCAGACCCTAAAAGCTCTGAGAGAGAGAGTCCTCAACAATCTAGCCCAGCCCGTGGTGATGACGGGGCACCAGCAACGCATTGGTGTCCAGGGAATGGGCGGTATTGGCAAATCGGTATTAGCCACAGCCCTAGCCTATGACCCCCAAGTCCAAGCAGCCTTCCCCGATGGGATTTACTGGCTAACGGTGGGGATAGAACCCAACCTGCTGGCCCAGCAAACCGATCTAGCAGAAGCCCTCTGTGGAGAACGCCAGGTATTTAAAGATATCAATGAAGGAAAAAACCGACTTCAATCCCTATGGCAAGGACGCCAAAGTCTTTTGATTCTAGATGATGTCTGGCGCATCCCTGATGCTGAAGTCTTCAATGTCCTGGGACATCAAAGTACCTTGGTGGTCACAACCCGTGACTCAGAATTAATCACGGGATTAGGAGCCACGGACTTTTCCCTTTCTGTACTCAATGACGACCAGGCACTGGAGTTATTAGCTGCCTGGGTGGGCTTCCCCATCTCAGATCTGCCTTCTCAAGCCCAGGCAGTAGCGAGAGAATGTGGAAATTTACCCTTAGCCCTGGCCCAATGTGGTGCAATGGTGCGGGATTTAACCCCTTGGCCCCATATTCTCAGTGCCTTACAAGATTCAGATCTTGAATTTATCCAAAAACAATTCAGTCATTATTCCTACCCCGATGTCTTCAAAGCCCTGCATGTCAGTGCAACAGTCTTAAAAGAAACCAACCCCATCGCTGCCGACCGCTATCAAGAACTGGCAGTATTTCCAGCCGATGAATTGATACCTGAATCAGTCATTGTGCGCCTATGGCAATATACGGGCGCATTAAAGGAGCGAGATGCGGGCAAAATCCTAACGACCTTATCGAGTAAAGGCATGCTGCGGCTAGAGGGGGACTACCCCCAGCGGCAAGTCAGCCTCCATGACTTACAGCAGGATTATTTACAAGCTCAGCAAGCCGACGAAAAGGCATTGCATCAGCAACTTCTGGAGGCATATCAGCAGAGCTGTCCAGAGGGATGGCATTGTGGACCGAAGGATGGGTATTTCTATAAGCATTTAGCCCATCACCTCAAGCAGGCAGAACGCACCGATGAGTTACGCCAATTACTCATGGACTATCGTTGGATGCAACGCAAATTGGAAGTCACCGATATCAATGCGCTGCTATTGGACTATGAAACGTTACCCAAGGACAAAGACCTAAACATAGTCCAAAGTGGGTTGCGGTTATCCAGCCATGTAATAAATCAGTATCCTGAGCAGCTTCGCAGTCAGCTCTATGGACGCTTGCTTAGCCAGAAATCACTGAGTTTGAAATCTTTAAACCAATCACTAGCTCAGTGTCAAAGTGAGTCATGGATACGTTGTTTATTCCCACATCTAAACCAGGCTGGGGGAGCATTGATTCGTACCCTTAGCGGACATACAGACTATGTTTATGGCTTGAGCATCAGCCCCGATGGTCGAACCATTGTCTCCGCTTCCAGTGACCAGACCTTGAAGGTATGGGATCTGGCGACAGGCGAGGAGCTTCGTACCCTCAAAGGACATACTGACTCTGTCAATGGCTTGAGCATCAGCTCCGATGGTCGAACCATTGTCTCCGCTTCCAGTGACCAGACCTTGAAGGTATGGGATCTGGCGACAGGCGAGGAGCTTCGTACCCTCAAAGGACATACTGACTCTGTCAATGGCTTGAGCATCAGCCCCGATGGTCGAACCATTGTCTCCGCTTCCAGTGACCAGACCTTGAAGGTATGGGATCTGGCGACAGGCGAGGAGCTTCGTACCCTCAAAGGACATACTCATACAGTCACATGCGTGAGCATCAGCCCCGATGGTCAAACCCTTGTCTCTACTTCTTGGGACCAGACCCTGAAGGTATGGGATCTGGCGACAGGCGAGGAGCTTCGTACCCTCAAAGGACATACTGACTCTGTTTATGGCTTGAGCATCAGCCCCGATGGTCGAACCATTGTCTCCGCATCTGGGGACTATACGCTGAAAGTGTGGGAGCTTGCGACGGGCCAGGAGCTGCGCACCCTTAGTAGCCATACTGACTATGTCAATGGAGTAAGTATCAGCCTCGATGGTCGGACCCTTGTTTCAGCATCTTGGGACCATACGCTGAAAGTGTGGGAGCTTGCGACGGGCCAGGAGCTGCGCACTCTCAAAGGGCATACTGCCCTTATAACGGATGTGAGCATCAGCCCCGATGGTCGGACCCTTGTCTCCGCATCTGGGGACTATACGCTGAAAGTGTGGGAGCTTGCGACGGGCCAGGAGCTGCGCACCCTTAGTAGCCATACTGACTATGTCAATGGAGTAAGTATCAGCCCTGATGGTCATACCCTCGTCTCCGCATCTGGGGACCAGACCCTGAAGGTATGGGATCTGGCGACGGGTAAAGTGTTGCGCACCCTCAAAGGGCATACTGGTTCTGTCACTGGAGTAAGTATCAGCTCCGACGGTCATACCCTCGTCTCCGCATCTTGGGACCAAACCCTGAAGGTATGGGAGTTAACGACGGGCCAAGAGCTGCGCACCCTTAGTAGCCATACTGACTATCTCACTGGGGTGAGTGTCAGCCCTGATGGTCACACTATTGTCTCCTCATCTTGGGACAGTTCCTTAAAGGTATGGGAGCTGGCGACGGGTAAAGTGTTGCGCACCCTCAAAGGGCATACTGATTATCTCACTGGGGTGAGTGTCAGCCCCGATGGTCACACTATTGTCTCCGCGTCAGGGGACCATACGCTAAAAGTTTGGGAGCTGGCGACGGGCCGGGAGCTGCGCACCCTCAAAGGACATACTGCCCTTATCACAGGCGTGAGAATTTGCCCTGATAGTCGGACTATTGTCTCCGCATCTAGAGACCAGACCCTGAAGGTATGGGAGTTGACGACGGGCCAAGAGTTGCGCACTCTCAGCGGCCATACCGACTATGTAACAAGCCTAAGTGTCAGCCCCGATGGTCACACCATAGTCTCTGCGTCTTTAGATAAAACAGTGATTGCTTGGGAAATGGCGACGGGTAGAGTAACGATGAGTTTTACTGGTGAAGGCTCATTTCGCTGTTGTGAGATCGCACCTGATGGTCGCACCGTCATTGCTGGAGATTCTGGGGGGCAGCTTTACTTTCTGCGGTTAGAAGGCCCCAGCTTTTCAGATGACAGGGAGGTCATCTCATGA
- a CDS encoding AAA family ATPase — translation MTVIAVINQKGGCGKSTTSVHLAYWLSKKGKTTFVVDADAQQSSSVWLNSMESQIPFEVVQSPDNLLEKLPELDQDYEYLIVDGPASLSEVTRAVLFRSDLALVPCQPTGLDLRSASDSVRLIKQAQSVRNGPPKAAIFLSRAVKGTKLKDEAISLLTKIPETKLLSTVIHQKQVIADTSGQLTTVWNTPGRSATESAREFDKLFQEVFNLLT, via the coding sequence ATGACTGTAATAGCAGTAATCAATCAAAAAGGTGGATGTGGTAAGTCAACTACCTCAGTACATTTAGCCTACTGGCTATCTAAAAAGGGTAAAACAACTTTTGTAGTTGACGCTGATGCACAACAAAGTAGCTCAGTATGGTTGAACTCAATGGAGTCCCAAATTCCATTCGAAGTTGTTCAGAGTCCAGATAATCTCTTGGAAAAGCTCCCCGAACTTGATCAAGATTATGAATATCTGATCGTTGACGGTCCAGCAAGCTTATCTGAAGTAACTCGTGCAGTACTATTCCGATCTGATCTTGCTCTCGTTCCATGCCAACCAACTGGTTTGGATCTCCGTTCAGCATCAGATTCAGTTCGCCTGATTAAGCAAGCCCAATCAGTTCGCAATGGTCCTCCAAAAGCAGCAATATTTCTCAGTCGTGCAGTTAAAGGTACCAAGCTAAAAGATGAAGCCATATCTTTGTTGACAAAGATACCAGAAACGAAACTCTTGAGCACAGTAATACATCAGAAGCAGGTAATAGCTGATACTTCGGGCCAGCTAACCACAGTCTGGAATACACCAGGACGTTCGGCTACTGAATCAGCAAGAGAATTTGACAAGCTATTCCAAGAAGTATTCAACTTACTCACATGA
- a CDS encoding CopG family transcriptional regulator yields the protein MNKTRKTLDDSLAQAFVFGENTSTTDIDLDVPQENIDPDTVNEAISQRKNIVDKFQDEPKERTIRFTADLPESLHKKLSMLAARTGKKKVDIVRLLLAEALEDID from the coding sequence ATGAATAAAACACGCAAAACCCTTGATGACTCGCTTGCTCAAGCATTTGTTTTTGGTGAAAACACCAGCACTACCGATATCGATCTTGATGTTCCTCAAGAGAATATTGACCCTGACACAGTAAATGAAGCAATTAGTCAACGGAAGAATATTGTAGATAAATTTCAGGATGAACCCAAAGAACGAACAATCCGTTTTACTGCTGATCTACCTGAATCACTACACAAGAAACTCTCGATGTTAGCAGCCAGGACTGGAAAGAAAAAGGTAGATATCGTGAGACTTCTCTTGGCAGAAGCTCTAGAAGATATCGATTAA